The Flavobacterium sp. N2270 genome contains the following window.
CAAGCGCTCCACGTTTGTCAAATTTATTTAAAGCTACTAAATCGGCGAAATCAAGCATGTCAATTTTCTCTAATTGAGTTGCAGCACCAAATTCTGGAGTCATAACATAAAGAGAAACATCAGAATGATCCATAATTTCAGTATCACTTTGTCCAATTCCAGAAGTTTCTAAAACAATTAAATCATATTTAGCTGCTTTTAAAACTTGAATCGCTTCAGCCACATATTTAGACAAAGCTAAGTTAGATTGACGAGTTGCTAACGAACGCATGTATACTCTAGAATTATTAATAGCATTCATACGAATTCTATCCCCTAGAAGCGCTCCTCCTGTTTTACGTTTTGATGGATCGACTGAAATTAATCCGATAGTTTTCTCTGGAAAATCAATTAAAAATCGACGAACTAATTCATCAACTAAAGATGATTTTCCTGCTCCTCCTGTTCCTGTAATTCCAAGAACCGGAATTTTAGACGTTTCGTTTGTTTTGTGAATTTTCTCTAAAGTTGCTTTTGCAATTTCAGGGAAATTTTCAGCTGCCGAAATAACACGAGCAATTTCTCTTGGGTTTTTATTTTCTAAATGATCTGCTTCAGTTGTTAGTTTATCTCCAATTGGATAATCAGCACGTTTTACCAAATCATTAATCATTCCTTGAAGACCCATTGCTCGGCCATCGTCTGGAGAATATACTTTTTCAATACCATAAGCATGAAGTTCTTCAATCTCTACAGGAAGAATAACTCCGCCTCCACCAGCAAATATTTTAATGTGTCCTGCTCCTTTTTCAGTTAGTAAATCGAACATGTATTTTAAATATTCGGTATGACCACCTTGATAAGAAGTCATTGCAATAGCATTTGCATCTTCTTGAATAGCTGTATTTACAACCTCTTCTACACTTCTATCATGCCCTAAATGAATTACTTCGCAACCTGTTGCTTGGATAATTCTTCTCATTATGTTAATTGCAGCATCATGTCCATCAAAAAGTGAAGCAGCAGTAACAATTCTTACTTTATTATTAGGGATATAAGGTTGTTGTTGTTCCATATGTAATTTTATATAAAATTAAAGCGTGCAATTTACGAATTTAATAATTTTTATTCCACACTTTTCAATAGATTTTATGGCTTTTTAAAAAAAGATACTATATTTGATTTATTAAAGAAAAAAAGATTTTTATGAAAAAGATTACACTGAGTTTATTCGCTTTTACATTATTTGGATGCGCAGAAATGCAACAAGTTCTCGATCAATTACCACAAGAAACAGTTGGGTTGAGTCAATTAGATATTTCTAATGGGTTAAAAGAAGCTTTAGATAAAGGAATTGATCAACAAGTATCAAAACTTACAGCAACTGACGGTTTTTTTAAAAATGAAGCTGTTAAAATTTTATTGCCTGAAGAACTACAAACAGTAGACACAAAATTACGTCAAATAGGTTTATCAAGTTTAGCTGATGAAGGTTTAAAAGTACTTAATAGAGCAGCTGAAGATGCCGTAAAAGAAGCTACTCCTATTTTTGTAGATGCGGTTAAAAATATGTCGTTTAATGATGCTAAGAATATATTAATGGGAGACAATACTGCGGCAACAACTTATTTACAAAGTTCAACATCTACAGCATTGTATGGAAAATTTAATCCTGTAATTAAAAATTCATTCGCTAAAGTAGGAGCAGATAAAGTTTGGACAAATATTATTACTAAATACAATGCTATTCCATTTGTAAACAAAGTAAACCCAGACTTAACAGACTATACTACCAATAAAGCAATGGAAGGAGTATTTAAAATGATTGCAGTTGAAGAAGAAAATATTAGAGGAAATTTTAGCGCAAGATCTTCTGATTTACTGAAAAAAGTTTTTGCCTTACAAGACAAAAAATAGTTTATAAAATTTTAGCATTCAATAACATACATATAACAAAACCTTAACATAAAACAAAAAAAATATTTAGATATTTGCAGTGTTATAAAAGAAGAAATTCTCATATTTGGTTAGGTTAGTTAGAAAAAATATCCACGTCTTAGGGCGTGGTTTTTTTATGCAATACGATTATGCAATTCTTTGAAGTATTTAAAAGCCTTTAATAATCTAGAACCATACCACGAAAACATTTCCCCATCTACAAAAACCGTAATGGCATGATGGGTAAATCGTCCTATTTCAAATGCGTGTTCGTCTTTGAAAGGGAAAGGTTCAGAAGAAAGAAAAACATAGTCTGGATCACCTTCTAAACGAATTTTCTTCAACTCAACTTCTGGATAACGCCCTTCTTTTGTTAGATAAATATTCTGGAAATGATTCAATTTCAATAACTCATTAATAAACGTGTTATTTCCTGCTACCATGTATGGATTAGCCCAAATAAAATAAGCTGCTTTTTTAATTGGTTTATTTTGTATAAAATTTTGGAAATCTTGATATGCAAAATTGATTTTATCCATCCATTTTTGAGCATTTGTTCGTTTATTGAAAATTTCTCCAAAATCTCGTATCATATGATTGTTATCTTCAATAGAATAAATATCGGTAACCCAAACCGGACAAATTTGTCTTAATTCTTCAACAATTTCTTTCGTATTTTCTTCTTTATTACAAATGATAATATCGGGTTGAAGCGCTTTTATTTTATCAAATTTGATATTTTTTGTTCCGCCAACAATCGCTTTTGTAGCTTTAAAATAAATAGGATGAATACAAAATTTAGTTATACCAACAATAGAATCTTCCAAGCCCAAATCAACTAATAATTCAGTTTGAGAAGGCACTAAAGAAACAATTCGTTTTGGAACTGACTCAAAAGTATGTGAAATTCCTATTTGATCTGTAAAAGATTTTATCACTTATTTATTTTCTAAAATAAACTTCATTTCTTGCTGCAACTTCAAAGCTTCTTCTCTCGCTTTTTCAGCAAAATCAATTTCATTTGAAGCATAAATAATTCCACGAGAAGAATTTATCAATAACCCAACATTCTCGTTCATTCCGTATTTACAAACTTCAGATAAACTTCCGCCTTGCGCACCAACCCCTGGAACTAGTAAAAAACTATTTGGAACCATTTTTCTAATTTCGGTAAAATATTCTGCTTTGGTAGCACCAACAACATACATCAAATTTTCAGAATTTTTCCAACTTTTAGAAGTTTCTAAAACTGTTTTATACAACTCTTTACCCTCTACTTTTTTTGTTTGAAAATCATAAGCACCTTCATTAGACGTTAAAGCCAACATAATTGTATGCTTATTTTCAAAAGCTAAAAAAGGCTCAACAGAATCTTTCCCCATATAAGGCGCAACGGTAACCGAGTCAAAATTTAAATCTTCGAAAAAAGCTTTCGCATACATTGAAGAAGTATTTCCAATATCTCCTCGTTTTGCATCGGCAATGGTAAAAATTTCAGGATACTTTTCGTTGATATAATTAATTGTTTTTTCTAAAGATTGCCAACCTTTAATTCCAAAAGCTTCATAAAAAGCAGTATTTGGTTTATATGAAACACATAAATCGTGCGTTGCATCAATAATTGCTTTATTAAATTCGAAAATTGGATCTTCAGTATTCAATAAATGTTTTGGAATTTTATTTAAATCGACATCTAAACCAATACATAAGAATGATTTTTTAGATTGAATTTGTTGTTCTAGTTGTTGTGTTGTCATTGTAAATTAACTTAATACAAAAATGCAAAATATATTTAAAAGTAGGCTATAAAAAAAGCCTCAATAAATGAGGCTTGTATTTATAAATTAAAAAACATCATGTTCTTTTAATTTTTCAGTATTGTTAACCAATTGAAGTTCATCGATAAACTTCTGAATTTTACCGTTCATAACTCCGTCCATATCAAAAACATCTAAACCAATTCGATGATCTGTTACACGACCTTGAGAATAATTATAGGTTCTAATTTTTGCCGAACGGTCTCCAGAACTTACTTGAGAAGTACGTTTAACAGCATCTTCTGCTTGTTTGATAGCTAATTCTTTTTCATACAAACGAGAACGTAATACAATAAATGCTTTGTCCTTATTTTTATGCTGAGATTTTTGATCTTGACATTGGGCCACTAAACCTGTTGGAATATGCGTTAAACGAACTGCCGATTTTGTTGTATTTACTGATTGACCTCCAGGACCTGACGAACAAAAGAAATCAACACGAACATCGTTCATATCAATTTGTACATCAAACTCTTCTGCTTCTGGTAAAACCATAACTGTAGCTGCCGAAGTATGCACACGACCTTGAGTTTCCGTTTGAGGAACACGTTGTACACGATGCACACCAGCTTCAAACTTTAATGTTCCATATACATCTTCACCTGTAACTTCAAAAATAACCTCTTTGAAACCTCCAGAAGTTCCTTCACTTACATCTACAACAGAAGTTCGCCAGCCTCTAGCCTCGCAATACTTCGTATACATACGAAATAAATCTCCTGCAAAAATAGAAGCTTCATCTCCACCAGTACCAGCACGAATTTCAACCATAACGTTTTTAGCATCTTCTGGATCTTTAGGGATTAGCATAAATTTTATTTCCTCTTCTAATTCAGGAATTCTTTCTTTTGCTTCTTCCATTTGCATTTTGGCCATTTCAACCATCTCGGCATCAGAACCATCTGCAAGAATTTCTTGTGCTTCTTGAATATTAGCATCAAGAGTTATATATTCTTCACGCTTATCAACTAAAGCTTTTAAATCTTTATATTCTTTGTTCAGTTGCACATAACGTTTTTGATCGGCAATAATATCTGGCTGAATAATCAAATCTGATACTTCGTCGAAACGTTGTTTAACATATTGCAATCTATCTAACATAGTACTGTCTTATTTTTGGAGTGCAAAGTTAAGAAAAAAAAAATTCAGTTTATCGTGTTCTATCGTGAGTTTTTTTTAAGTTGAAAATCAGCACAATAAAAAGTTTATTTGAATTTAATCCAAATAAGTTTTGTTGTTTAAATTTTCTTCAATATTTTTGCGCGATTATTTTTATTAAATCTAAATAAGTAGTTAAAAGTAAATTTAACAATAAATAGATTATTTTAAACAGTCTCTTCAGGTATGTTAAAAATGTTTCTTTTGAAGTTATTGAAAATTGCATGGTAGATTGAGAAAAATTAAAACCTCATCCCTAAGCAGAATTTATGAATGTAATTACTGTAAATGGATAAACAACTAAGGAAGCTTCAGTTGGGTATGAATAAATATGTATACCTATGTATATTAACAATTGTAACAAAATTATTAAAATAAATCATATAGAACAAAGACAAATATTAACATTATTCATAAATTATAATTCACCATATTCTTTAAAAAATGAAACAAGCAACTATTAGAAATTTACATCGCGATTTAGGTTATTTTTATTTAGGCCTTATTATTACGTTTGCCTTTTCTGGAATTTTAATGAATCATCGAGAAAATTGGCATCCAGATAAATATACTATTGAGGCTAAAGCAATTGAAATATTATTACCTGAAGAATCACAAATTAATGATGCCTATGCTGAAAATCTAGCCAAAGAACTAAACATTAATGACAAAGTAAAACGCCATATGGTTAGAAAAGGTAAATTTAAAATGCAATTTGAAAATACTGAAGTAGAAATTGATCTAAAATCTGGTAAAGGCGAAATTATTCATTTTTTAAAAACTCCAGTTATAAGTCAAGCAATGAAATTACATAAGTCAACTTCTAATTGGTGGATTTATTTTTCAGATATTTTTGGCCTTTCATTAATATGTATAGCCGTAACAGGAGCAATGATGGTTAAACATGGAAAACACACATTTAAGCGAAGAGGTTGGAAACTAGCTATCGTAGGTTTACTCTTCCCTATTCTGTTTTTATTATTTTTAAGTTAGTATGAAGCTCCTCAACTAAAAATGGTTGGGGAGTTTTTTAAAGTAAATAACACTAAAAAGTTAAACAAAATACAAAAAACATTCTAGTTGGTATTTTTTATTTAAATTTGTAACATGAAACAAGATTTAAAATCAGAACTAACAAAAAAAATAATTATTGATGAAGCATTTAAACTGTTTTATGAAAATGGTTTTAAAAGCACGAGCATCGATAAAATAATGAACGCAAGTGCTCTAACAAAAGGTGCTTTCTATCATCATTATAAAAGCAAAAAAGAATTAGGTCTTGAAGTTATTAGTTTAAAATTACAAAAAAGAGTTCATCAAGGAATGATTATTCCGTTAAAAGACTCTGGTGATGCCTTAAAAATTTTAGAATTAACTTTCTTAAATCGAATAAAATCTTTTCCATTATACGACAAACAACATGGTTGCCCAATGAATAATTTTATAAATGAAATTGGCGATTATGAAATAGCCTACCAAAGTGCTTTAAAAAAAATTATTGAAAACTGGAAAGCGGAATTAGTTACATTAATTGAACGTGGACAAAGAGAAAATTCAATTAAAAATAATATTTCTAGTCAGGCAGTTGCTGTATATTTAATTAGTGCTTTTGAAGGAATAAGAGGTATACGAAAACTATATCAAGACGATTTGATTCTTGACGAATATTTAAACGGCCTTTCATTATACCTAAATCAATTAAAACCATAATTTTTTTAAATAAAAACATACCTTTTAGTATGTTTTATAAATAAACAAAAATGAATCATTCAAAAAGTGACAGAAGGAATTTTATTAAAAAATCTGCCTTATTAGGTTTAACAAGTTTAGCCGTTCCAAATTTAACATTTTCATCAAACAACCAAGATAATATGCTAGAAAACAATTTAAAAAAACGACCAAAAGTTTTATTTTTTGATGTTAACGAAACATTGTTAGATTTAACTGCTATGAAAGAAAGCGTAGGAAATGCACTAGGAGGTAGAAAAGACTTGTTGCAATTATGGTTTACAACAATGCTTCAATATTCATTAGTAACTACAGTAGGAAACCAGTACAATGATTTTGGAATTATTGGTGCGGCAGCTTTGCAAATGGTAGCTTTAAATAACGGAATAGAACTAACGGATGAACAAGCTAAAGAAGCTATTTTAGGTCCTATACGTTCTTTACCAGCTCATCCAGAAGTAAAACAAGCACTAACACAATTAAAAAAAGCAGGTTATAAATTAGTTTCCTTTACCAATTCATCTAATATAGGCGTAGAAACTCAATTTAAAAATGCTGGATTATTAGACTATTTCGACGAACGTTTAAGTATTGAAGATATAGGTAAATTTAAACCTCATGCAGATGCATATACTTGGGCTGCTAGAAAAATGGGTGTAGAAAAAAGCGAATGCATGTTAATCGCTGCTCATGGTTGGGATATTGCCGGAGCACTTTGGGCAAATTGGAGAGGTGCATTTGTAAGCAGACCGGGAGCACAATTGTATCCGTTAGCAGAAAAACCAGAAATTAATGAGCCTAATCTAAAACTAATTGCTGAAAAACTAATCTCTTTACAATAAAACGAAACACTAATTAAAATGATAACAATGAAAATCAAGTATTTAATTTTAAGCACAAGTATTTTACTATACTTAGGATGTAAAGATGTAAAAAACGAATCTACAAAAGAACAAGAAATGAAAACTGAAACAACAGAAAATCAATCAGCAGAAAGACCGTTAGAAACTGATTTAAACAACCGAATGACTGACTTTGGCAAAAAAGCAGATGCTGAAAAAAAACAAATTTACGCGGAAGGTTTAAAATTTTTAGAAGATAGTAAAATTGTTGAAAACGCATTACAAGTAGGTGAAACTGCAATAGATTTTAAACTAAAAAATGCAACAGGCAAAGAAGTTTCTTTATATGAGGAATTAAAAAAAGGACCGGTAATTTTAATGTGGTACCGTGGCGGATGGTGTCCATATTGTAATTTAACATTACATCACATGCAAGAAGCACTTCCTGAATTTCAAAAATATGGCGCTAATTTATTAGCTCTTTCTCCAGAAGTTCCAGACAGTTCTATTACTACAAAACAAAAAAACGAATTACAATTTGAAATATTAAGTGATGTAGATAATGTAGTGGCTAATAAATACAAAGTAGTTCATAAACTTACAGACGATGTAGCTAAAATTTATGAAGAAAGTTTTGGTTTAAGTGAATATAACGGAAACTCTAAAAACGAATTACCATTAGGAGCAACTTATATCATAGGACAAGATAAAGTTATAAAATATGCATTTTTAGATGCAGATTACAGAAAAAGAGCAGAACCAAAAGATTTAATAGCGTTTCTAAAAAAAATGAAATAGTATTGATTTAGTAGAAAGAAAAAAACCTCATTAATAATGAGGTTTTTTATTATATAATTATCTTCTTAGTTTTTCATTGGGATATTCTCCAAAACCTCTAATACAAATTTCCAATATTTTTGAGCAGAAGAAATACTTGCTCTTTCATCTGGGCTATGCGCACCTTTTATGGTTGGTCCAAAAGAAATCATGTCCATTTCTGGATAATTAGTTCCTAAAATTCCACATTCTAAACCTGCATGACAAGCAACAACATCAGCTTTTTTACCATTTTGTTTTTCGTAAATAGAACTTAAAACATCAAGTATTTCCGATTTTGCATTAGGCGTCCAACCTGGGTAACTTCCAGAAAATTCCACTTCACAACCCATTAATTCAAATGCTGAACGTAATGAATTTGCTAAATCAAACTTAGCTGTTTCAACAGAAGAACGTGTTAAACATTGCACACTCAGTTTTCCATCGCCCACAATTACTTTTGCAATATTGTTTGATGTTTCCACTAAATTATCAAAATCAGCACTCATTCTATACACTCCGTTATGCGCAGTATATAAGGCTCTTACCAAAAAGTATTGTGCCATTGGCGGCATTACTTTAGCAGGAGTTTTCTCTGATTTATCAATTAGAATTTCTAAATTTGGTTCTGTAGTTTTTAATTCTGTTTTTATTTCATTGATGATTTCTTGCATGTCAAACACAAAAGCTTCATCGTAAACATTTGCAATAATAACTTCGGCAACACTTTCTCTAGGAATTGCATTACGCAAACTTCCTCCTTTTATAGATGCAATTTGCAATCCAAAATCGTCATAACCGTTAAACAATAAACGATTCATGATTTTGTTCGCATTTCCTAATCCTTTGTGAATATCCATTCCACTATGTCCGCCTTTTAATCCTTTAACTGTGATTGTATAACCCACAGCGATTTCTGGAGCGTCTTCTTCATCGTATTCAGCAGTAGCGGTAACATCTACTCCACCAGCACATCCTATATCAATTTCATCATCTTCTTCGGTATCTAAATTTAAAAGAATTTCTCCTTCAAGCATTCCACCTTGTAAACCCATTGCACCTGTCATTCCTGTTTCTTCATCAATAGTAAACAAAGCTTCAATTGCAGGATGTTTAATTGTAGAACTTTCTAAAATTGCCATAATTGTAGCCACTCCTAACCCATTATCCGCACCAAGAGTAGTTCCGTTTGCACGAACCCAGTCACCATCTACATACATTTCAATTCCTTGCGTGTCGAAATCAAAAACCGTATCATTATTTTTTTGATGCACCATATCCAAATGCGACTGCATTACAATGGTTTTTCTATTTTCCATTCCAGCAGAAGCCGGTTTTTTAATAATTACATTTCCTACGTGATCTTTTATGGTTTCAAATCCTAATTTCTTTCCGAAATCCATCATAAAAGCAATTACACGCTCTTCTTTTTTAGACGGACGAGGCACTGCATTTAAATCGGCAAATTTATTCCAAAGTTCTTTTGGTTCAAGGTTTCTTACTTCTTGGCTCATTCTTTTTGTAGTTTTAAAGTGTCAAAGCAACAAAGTTACAAAGTTTAATTTCTTTATGAATTGATTTGTAATTATATTTACTTTTTAAATTATAACGTGAAAAGAAAATACATCCTTCCAATCCTATTCTTTATCCAAATTATTTTGGTTAAAACCTTGGCTTTTTTTCCTGAATTTGTGGAAAACTGGTACAGCAAAGGTTTGTATCCTAAAATTGCTTTTGTTTCTCGAAATGTATTTGGTAACATTCCTTTTTCAGTGGGAGATGTTATTTATTATATTTTAATTTTTCTGTTATTAAAATGGATTTGGAACAACAAAAAAGGCTTTTGGAAAAACTGGAAAACAAACGGATTAACAGTTTTAAGTTGGTTTTCTATCTTCTATTTTTTCTTTCATTTTTTATGGGGAATGAATTACTATAGAATTCCTTTACACAAAAAATTAAATATTGACAAAGAATATACTTTGGCGGAATTAGAAGCGTTTACCGAAAAAATGATTACCAAAACAAATGCAATTCAATTATCGATAACCAAAAACGATACAATTGCAGTTCACATTCCTTATTCTAATGATGAAATATTTGAATTGGCACAAAATGGTTACAAAAACTTACCGAAAGCTTTAAATGATTTTCAATACAACTACAAAAGCACAAAAGCGTCATTATTTAGTTATCCTTTAAGTTATATGGGGTTTGGTGGTTATTTGAATCCGTTTACCAATGAAGCACAGGTTAATATTTTAAAACCAAAATACAATGCTCCCTTAACAACTTCGCATGAAATGGCGCACCAAACGGGAATTGGTAGCGAAAGTGAATGTAATTTTATAGGTTTTATTGCTGCTTCCAAAAACGAAGATGTATATTTTAAATATGCTGCGTATAGTTTTATAACGCGTTATTGTTTGCATAACTTGGAAATGATGCAAGAAGGAAAATCAGAAAAATTTCTAAAAACTATAAACAAAGGGGTTTTGAAAAACTTTGACGAAAACGAACAGTTTTGGGAAAAGTACCACACGCCTATAGATACAGC
Protein-coding sequences here:
- a CDS encoding DUF4197 domain-containing protein encodes the protein MKKITLSLFAFTLFGCAEMQQVLDQLPQETVGLSQLDISNGLKEALDKGIDQQVSKLTATDGFFKNEAVKILLPEELQTVDTKLRQIGLSSLADEGLKVLNRAAEDAVKEATPIFVDAVKNMSFNDAKNILMGDNTAATTYLQSSTSTALYGKFNPVIKNSFAKVGADKVWTNIITKYNAIPFVNKVNPDLTDYTTNKAMEGVFKMIAVEEENIRGNFSARSSDLLKKVFALQDKK
- a CDS encoding aminoacyl-histidine dipeptidase, which gives rise to MSQEVRNLEPKELWNKFADLNAVPRPSKKEERVIAFMMDFGKKLGFETIKDHVGNVIIKKPASAGMENRKTIVMQSHLDMVHQKNNDTVFDFDTQGIEMYVDGDWVRANGTTLGADNGLGVATIMAILESSTIKHPAIEALFTIDEETGMTGAMGLQGGMLEGEILLNLDTEEDDEIDIGCAGGVDVTATAEYDEEDAPEIAVGYTITVKGLKGGHSGMDIHKGLGNANKIMNRLLFNGYDDFGLQIASIKGGSLRNAIPRESVAEVIIANVYDEAFVFDMQEIINEIKTELKTTEPNLEILIDKSEKTPAKVMPPMAQYFLVRALYTAHNGVYRMSADFDNLVETSNNIAKVIVGDGKLSVQCLTRSSVETAKFDLANSLRSAFELMGCEVEFSGSYPGWTPNAKSEILDVLSSIYEKQNGKKADVVACHAGLECGILGTNYPEMDMISFGPTIKGAHSPDERASISSAQKYWKFVLEVLENIPMKN
- a CDS encoding ABC transporter substrate-binding protein gives rise to the protein MKSFTDQIGISHTFESVPKRIVSLVPSQTELLVDLGLEDSIVGITKFCIHPIYFKATKAIVGGTKNIKFDKIKALQPDIIICNKEENTKEIVEELRQICPVWVTDIYSIEDNNHMIRDFGEIFNKRTNAQKWMDKINFAYQDFQNFIQNKPIKKAAYFIWANPYMVAGNNTFINELLKLNHFQNIYLTKEGRYPEVELKKIRLEGDPDYVFLSSEPFPFKDEHAFEIGRFTHHAITVFVDGEMFSWYGSRLLKAFKYFKELHNRIA
- a CDS encoding haloacid dehalogenase type II → MNHSKSDRRNFIKKSALLGLTSLAVPNLTFSSNNQDNMLENNLKKRPKVLFFDVNETLLDLTAMKESVGNALGGRKDLLQLWFTTMLQYSLVTTVGNQYNDFGIIGAAALQMVALNNGIELTDEQAKEAILGPIRSLPAHPEVKQALTQLKKAGYKLVSFTNSSNIGVETQFKNAGLLDYFDERLSIEDIGKFKPHADAYTWAARKMGVEKSECMLIAAHGWDIAGALWANWRGAFVSRPGAQLYPLAEKPEINEPNLKLIAEKLISLQ
- a CDS encoding DUF3810 domain-containing protein: MKRKYILPILFFIQIILVKTLAFFPEFVENWYSKGLYPKIAFVSRNVFGNIPFSVGDVIYYILIFLLLKWIWNNKKGFWKNWKTNGLTVLSWFSIFYFFFHFLWGMNYYRIPLHKKLNIDKEYTLAELEAFTEKMITKTNAIQLSITKNDTIAVHIPYSNDEIFELAQNGYKNLPKALNDFQYNYKSTKASLFSYPLSYMGFGGYLNPFTNEAQVNILKPKYNAPLTTSHEMAHQTGIGSESECNFIGFIAASKNEDVYFKYAAYSFITRYCLHNLEMMQEGKSEKFLKTINKGVLKNFDENEQFWEKYHTPIDTAFEFFYDNFLKANQQQDGLESYSKFVGLMIGYEKVLSEQK
- a CDS encoding TetR/AcrR family transcriptional regulator, producing the protein MKQDLKSELTKKIIIDEAFKLFYENGFKSTSIDKIMNASALTKGAFYHHYKSKKELGLEVISLKLQKRVHQGMIIPLKDSGDALKILELTFLNRIKSFPLYDKQHGCPMNNFINEIGDYEIAYQSALKKIIENWKAELVTLIERGQRENSIKNNISSQAVAVYLISAFEGIRGIRKLYQDDLILDEYLNGLSLYLNQLKP
- the prfA gene encoding peptide chain release factor 1, translated to MLDRLQYVKQRFDEVSDLIIQPDIIADQKRYVQLNKEYKDLKALVDKREEYITLDANIQEAQEILADGSDAEMVEMAKMQMEEAKERIPELEEEIKFMLIPKDPEDAKNVMVEIRAGTGGDEASIFAGDLFRMYTKYCEARGWRTSVVDVSEGTSGGFKEVIFEVTGEDVYGTLKFEAGVHRVQRVPQTETQGRVHTSAATVMVLPEAEEFDVQIDMNDVRVDFFCSSGPGGQSVNTTKSAVRLTHIPTGLVAQCQDQKSQHKNKDKAFIVLRSRLYEKELAIKQAEDAVKRTSQVSSGDRSAKIRTYNYSQGRVTDHRIGLDVFDMDGVMNGKIQKFIDELQLVNNTEKLKEHDVF
- a CDS encoding peroxiredoxin-like family protein; this translates as MKIKYLILSTSILLYLGCKDVKNESTKEQEMKTETTENQSAERPLETDLNNRMTDFGKKADAEKKQIYAEGLKFLEDSKIVENALQVGETAIDFKLKNATGKEVSLYEELKKGPVILMWYRGGWCPYCNLTLHHMQEALPEFQKYGANLLALSPEVPDSSITTKQKNELQFEILSDVDNVVANKYKVVHKLTDDVAKIYEESFGLSEYNGNSKNELPLGATYIIGQDKVIKYAFLDADYRKRAEPKDLIAFLKKMK
- a CDS encoding PepSY-associated TM helix domain-containing protein yields the protein MKQATIRNLHRDLGYFYLGLIITFAFSGILMNHRENWHPDKYTIEAKAIEILLPEESQINDAYAENLAKELNINDKVKRHMVRKGKFKMQFENTEVEIDLKSGKGEIIHFLKTPVISQAMKLHKSTSNWWIYFSDIFGLSLICIAVTGAMMVKHGKHTFKRRGWKLAIVGLLFPILFLLFLS
- the pyrF gene encoding orotidine-5'-phosphate decarboxylase; this encodes MTTQQLEQQIQSKKSFLCIGLDVDLNKIPKHLLNTEDPIFEFNKAIIDATHDLCVSYKPNTAFYEAFGIKGWQSLEKTINYINEKYPEIFTIADAKRGDIGNTSSMYAKAFFEDLNFDSVTVAPYMGKDSVEPFLAFENKHTIMLALTSNEGAYDFQTKKVEGKELYKTVLETSKSWKNSENLMYVVGATKAEYFTEIRKMVPNSFLLVPGVGAQGGSLSEVCKYGMNENVGLLINSSRGIIYASNEIDFAEKAREEALKLQQEMKFILENK